A genomic segment from Gracilinanus agilis isolate LMUSP501 chromosome 1, AgileGrace, whole genome shotgun sequence encodes:
- the RHPN1 gene encoding rhophilin-1, with translation MILEETPDGEGGGDGGFLLEPPDGGSVRKGCNPLVQTQRSRLQNHRARINQQINKEMRIRTGAENLFRATTNHRVKETVALELSYVNSNLQLLKEELEELNSSVDVYQNDRCPGCEGVDGALATSYFQRKGNKILKDLHLAIRTPSRNEAGLDLLMEYYNQLYFLDLRFFSPNRNLGVFFHWYDSLTGVPSHQRTLAFEKGSVLFNIGALYTQIGARQDRGTRTGIDCAIEAFQRAAGAFNYLKENFSNAPSLDMSVASLSMLVRLMTAQVQECVFEQLTLAGIPQEPLSQMRLAQEAARVEDVYSLVYQTMAQPPVRDYVPFSWTIMVNVKAKHFRGLSHYYAAIALCDGPVVADSEISKYEKAFIQFHVTAPEGPSLPVLLQDSEERRKLAKAHLRKAMMNHEEALRLHAVCRILRKMDLLQEVVSLAHRRSLAKYSEIDHEDDFFETAEAPEVHPKTHQKPEIKTPNFSQVKVTDIFHRLGPLSVFSAKSQWRLKGPTRLTRGEGGFGFTLRGDSPVLIAAVIPGGRAEAAGLKEGDYIVSVNGEPCKWGKHSEVVALLTGVGEEGVDIQVVTPLREESLGLVDKKATTLSSAGLLRSDKENGGQATLPGPLLGWNKKAKRGQGPRRLQPFSSSADNTSTSH, from the exons GGTTGTAATCCCTTGGTCCAGACCCAGAGGAGCCGCCTACAGAACCACCGGGCCAGGATCAACCAACAGATCAACAAGGAAATGAGGATACGCACAGGGGCGGAGAACCTGTTCAG AGCTACCACCAACCACCGAGTCAAGGAGACTGTTGCCCTGGAGCTGAGCTATGTGAATTCCAACCTTCAGCTGCTAAAGGAGGAACTGGAGGAGCTGAACAGTAGCGTGGATGTGTACCAGAATGACAGGTGCCCAGGGTGCGAGGGGGTGGATGGGGCTCTGGCGACTTCTTATtttcaaagaaagggaaacaagATCTTGAAAGATCTCCATCTT GCCATTCGAACACCTAGCAGAAACGAGGCTGGTCTGGATCTCCTCATGGAATACTATAACCAGCTCTATTTTTTGGACCTCCGCTTCTTTTCTCCCAATCGAAATCTTGGTGTCTTCTTCCACTG gTACGACTCCCTCACTGGGGTCCCCTCCCACCAGAGGACCCTGGCCTTTGAGAAGGGGAGTGTCCTTTTTAACATTGGTGCCCTTTATACCCAGATTGGGGCCCGGCAGGACCGGGGCACCAGGACGGGCATTGACTGTGCCATTGAAGCTTTCCAGAGAGCAGCAG GTGCCTTTAACTATTTGAAGGAAAATTTCTCTAATGCTCCAAGCCTGGATATGAGCGTGGCCTCTCTCTCCATGTTGGTTCGGCTCATGACTGCCCAGGTCCAGGAGTGCGTCTTTGAGCAGCTGACCCTGGCTGGGATCCCCCAAGAACCTCTCTCCCAGATGAGACTTGCCCAAGAAGCAGCCCGG GTGGAGGACGTGTACTCCCTTGTGTACCAGACCATGGCTCAGCCGCCCGTCAGAGACTATGTGCCCTTCTCCTGGACCATCATGGTGAATGTCAAGGCCAAGCACTTCCGAGGCTTGTCTCACTACTATGCTGCCATTGCCCTCTGTGATGGGCCTG TTGTAGCAGATTCTGAGATTTCCAAATATGAGAAAGCCTTTATCCAATTCCATGTCACAGCACCAGAGGGCCCTTCGCTGCCTGTTCTCCTTCAGGATTCAGAAGAGCGGAGAAAACTTG CGAAGGCGCACCTGCGGAAGGCCATGATGAACCACGAGGAAGCCCTGCGTCTCCACGCGGTCTGTCGCATCCTTCGAAAGATGGACCTGCTGCAGGAGGTTGTGTCCCTGGCGCACAGACGCTCCCTGGCCAAGTACTCCGAGATCGACCACGAGGATGACTTCTTTGAGACTGCCGAAGCCCCCGAAGTCCACC cCAAGACCCACCAGAAGCCAGAGATAAAGACACCCAATTTCTCCCAGGTGAAGGTGACAGACATCTTCCACCGCTTG GGGCCCCTGTCTGTGTTCTCTGCCAAGAGCCAGTGGCGGCTGAAGGGACCCACCCGCCTGACTCGGGGCGAGGGCGGCTTCGGATTCACTCTCAGGGGAGATTCTCCCGTTCTCATTGCAGCTGTGATTCCTGGGGGCCGGGCCGAG gcagctggactgaaggaggggGATTACATCGTGTCCGTGAATGGGGAGCCCTGCAAGTGGGGGAAGCACTCGGAGGTGGTGGCCCTGCTCACCGGTGTGGGAGAGGAAGGGGTGGACATCCAGGTGGTCACGCCCCTGCGAGAGGAGTCTCTTGGCCTG GTGGACAAGAAGGCGACCACCTTGTCCTCCGCTGGACTCTTGCGCAGTGACAAGGAAAATGGCGGCCAGGCCACACTGCCCGGGCCCCTCCTCGGCTGGAACAAGAAGGCTAAGCGGGGCCAGGGCCCTCGGCGGCTCCAACCTTTCTCCTCGTCCGCAGACAACACGTCGACTTCGCACTGA